The Echeneis naucrates chromosome 23, fEcheNa1.1, whole genome shotgun sequence genome has a segment encoding these proteins:
- the LOC115037083 gene encoding tetraspanin-8-like, whose product MKGCFCAPERRSSMQRSAVVVVAEKTTLKRPFIFTNAVHMALCFFMLTMTITWHRDLIQTGKLVSSVSVVLMYIIELGCLLLSVLGIFGACKGKRWCLILYATGMAAASQTIIVRTALSYQEVYEKRVVREEAKLLSMMPLSGTSKANRTLLYSIQEEFECCGLIEGYKDWGSFIPASCNCHYPGKCIRLRGSATLGAPKNQYVYQEPCLPIYVSELKLAFSLAMAIQFGSGVFWMVLLVMSIKLMGQIRRKEELMAILQSNRYVPGAF is encoded by the exons ATGAAAGGTTGTTTTTGCGCCCCGGAGAGACGCAGCAGCATGCAGCGGAGcgcagtggtggtggtggccgAGAAAACGACCCTGAAGAGGCCGTTCATCTTCACCAATGCTGTGCATATG GCACTGTGCTTCTTCATGCTGACAATGACAATAACTTGGCACCGAGACCTCATACAAACTGGCAAG cTGGTGTCCAGTGTTTCTGTAGTGTTGATGTACATCATAGAGCTCggctgcctgctgctctcagtgCTCGGTATATTTGGAGCCTGTAAAGGAAAGAGATGGTGTTTGATTCTG TATGCAACTGGGATGGCGGCGGCCAGTCAAACAATAATTGTTAGAACGGCACTGAGTTACCAAGAAGTTTATGAG AAACGTGTCGTCCGTGAGGAGGCAAAGTTGCTGTCCATGATGCCTCTTAGTGGAACGAGCAAAGCCAACAGGACCCTGCTGTACAGTATTCAAGAAGAA TTTGAGTGCTGTGGTCTTATTGAAGGCTACAAAGACTGGGGCTCCTTCATCCCTGCCTCCTGTAACTGTCACTATCCAGGAAAATGT ATTCGACTACGCGGCAGTGCCACACTTGGGGCGCCAAAGAACCAGTATGTTTAtcaagag CCTTGCCTACCGATTTATGTTTCTGAGCTAAAGCTTGCATTCTCCTTGGCGATGGCAATACAATTTGGAAGTGGAGTGTTTTGG ATGGTTTTACTGGTAATGAGCATCAAGCTGATGGGCcagataagaagaaaagaagaattaATGGCCATTCTACAATCAAACAGATATGTTCCTGGTGCCTTCTAA
- the pus7l gene encoding pseudouridylate synthase PUS7L isoform X1 → MKQDSDAVNVPACFISSHEGFFGSIKNFIRDFVVTEIDIAGQQVNKAAATQTQSSGSSYKNNQNPLRSKRNDQSSASYDTDGPVDCEIDFAPPSPGSFDLGVILGQSVSDELEQFVLTLKDEKPTQQELSLGSFTDKHHRANVHRAVRHRFPFLMTITIQPEIRVREDPDYRELSQLVTEDEAEDFFRFIDAKVRGSSYTFGPDNNKEHRTAVHHFLSRKFGKLVETKSFSDQGSTAISVRLRERGRPKKRSADERKEEEIYTAFTLCKENLETLEAISYMAAALGVLPSDFTYAGIKDKRAITYQSMVVKKVLPQRLKEKMSEFEKRGMRLSQIHSVSEPLRLGCLQGNHFDLVVRDLRPHRDGDTHSSSADRHTRLVALVKEAVENVKARGFVNYYGPQRFGSGQSIQSDRVGLALLKEDMVSAVRLFFTPEEGDDPQSHAKRHFLQTDNAKESLALMPLSKARERLMLRALNRYGTGADGCAQAWLSLPHSIRVFYPHAYCSRVWNEAVAHRLTTLGHRARQGDLVWMQEGHNKSEDKGETSSAQIHVVTEQEEQRGVYTLGQVLLPMPGNTVKYPENAMGTWYQERLARDGLEDSRFRVSSLKLNLPGCYRPLLALPRNLSYQLQRAACREAGGEGTGERNQDSLTLTLNFDLDSSCYATICLREIMKCDP, encoded by the exons ATGAAGCAGGACAGTGATGCTGTGAACGTCCCTGCATGCTTCATATCAAGTCATGAAGGCTTTTTCGGGAGCATCAAAAACTTTATCAGAGACTTTGTGGTGACTGAGATAGATATTGCTGGACAACAGGTTaataaagcagcagcaacacagacCCAAAGCAGTGGCTCCTCGTATAAAAACAATCAGAACCCTCTGAGGTCTAAGAGGAATGATCAGTCCTCTGCCTCTTATGATACAGATGGCCCAGTGGATTGTGAGATAGATTTTGCCCCACCCAGCCCAGGGAGCTTTGATTTAGGTGTGATTTTGGggcagtcagtcagtgatgagCTTGAGCAATTTGTGCTGACGCTCAAAGATGAAAAGCCAACCCAGCAGGAGTTATCACTTGGATCCTTCACTGACAAACACCACCGAGCTAACGTCCACCGGGCCGTCAGACACCGCTTCCCCTTCCTCATGACCATCACCATCCAGCCCGAGATCAGGGTGAGGGAAGACCCAGACTACAGAGAGCTCTCCCAGCTGGTCACCGAGGATGAAGCAGAGGACTTCTTCAGGTTCATAGACGCCAAAGTGCGGGGGTCATCCTATACATTTGGACCTGACAACAATAAGGAGCACAGGACGGCAGTCCACCACTTCCTGAGTCGCAAGTTTGGGAAACTGGTGGAGACAAAAAGCTTCAGTGATCAAGGGAGCACGGCCATCTCTgtgaggctgagagagagagggaggccgAAAAAGAGGAGTGCAGATGAGCGCAAGGAAGAAGAAATTTACACTG CATTTACTCTGTGTAAGGAGAACTTGGAGACCCTGGAGGCCATCAGCTATATGGCAGCAGCTCTTGGGGTTCTTCCATCAGATTTTACCTATGCTGGCATCAAGGATAAGAGAGCCATCACCTACCAGTCCATGGTGGTCAAGAAAGTCTTACCTCAAAG GTTGAAAGAAAAGATGTCAGAGTTTGAGAAGAGAGGGATGCGTTTGTCCCAGATCCACTCTGTCAGCGAGCCTCTCAGGCTTGGATGCCTGCAGGGGAACCACTTTGACCTGGTGGTCCGCGACCTCAGACCACACAGGGATGGCGACACACACTCCTcttctgcagacagacacacccGCCTGGTAGCACTCGTAAAGGAAGCAGTGGAAAATGTCAAG GCCAGAGGTTTTGTCAACTACTATGGACCACAGAGATTTGGGAGCGGACAAAGCATTCAGTCAGACAGAGTAGGACTGGCTTTACTCAAAGAAGACATG GTCAGTGCTGTGCGCCTCTTCTTCACTCCAGAGGAAGGAGATGATCCTCAGAGTCACGCAAAAAGACACTTCCTCCAAACAG ATAACGCTAAAGAGTCTCTGGCTTTGATGCCGTTGTCGAAGGCCAGGGAGCGACTGATGCTGCGAGCCCTGAACCGATACGGCACTGGGGCAGATGGCTGTGCCCAGGCCTGGCTCAGCCTGCCCCACAGCATAAGAGTCTTCTACCCACACGCCTACTGCAGCAG AGTTTGGAATGAAGCAGTGGCTCACAGGTTGACCACTCTGGGTCACAGGGCCAGGCAAGGAGACCTTGTTTGGATGCAGGAAGGGCATAACAAATCAGAGGACAAAGGAGAAACCAGCTCTGCTCAG ATACATGTGGTGACAGAACAAGAGGAGCAAAGGGGAGTCTACACGTTAGGACAA GTGCTACTGCCGATGCCAGGGAACACAGTGAAGTATCCAGAAAATGCCATGGGAACCTGGTATCAGGAGAGACTGGCAAGAGATGGACTGGAGGACTCTCGTTTCAGAGTCAGCAGCCTCAAACTGAACCTGCCTGGCTGCTACCGCCCCCTGCTGGCCCTGCCACGCAACCTCAGCTACCAGCTTCAGAGAGCAGCCTGCAGGGAAGCAGGTGGAGAGGGGACAGGCGAAAGGAATCAGGACTCACTCACTCTGACCTTAAACTTCGACTTGGATTCTTCCTGCTATGCTACCATTTGCCTCAGAGAGATCATGAAGTGTGACCCGTAG
- the pus7l gene encoding pseudouridylate synthase PUS7L isoform X2 produces MKQDSDAVNVPACFISSHEGFFGSIKNFIRDFVVTEIDIAGQQVNKAAATQTQSSGSSYKNNQNPLRSKRNDQSSASYDTDGPVDCEIDFAPPSPGSFDLGVILGQSVSDELEQFVLTLKDEKPTQQELSLGSFTDKHHRANVHRAVRHRFPFLMTITIQPEIRVREDPDYRELSQLVTEDEAEDFFRFIDAKVRGSSYTFGPDNNKEHRTAVHHFLSRKFGKLVETKSFSDQGSTAISVRLRERGRPKKRSADERKEEEIYTAFTLCKENLETLEAISYMAAALGVLPSDFTYAGIKDKRAITYQSMVVKKVLPQRLKEKMSEFEKRGMRLSQIHSVSEPLRLGCLQGNHFDLVVRDLRPHRDGDTHSSSADRHTRLVALVKEAVENVKARGFVNYYGPQRFGSGQSIQSDRVGLALLKEDMVSAVRLFFTPEEGDDPQSHAKRHFLQTDNAKESLALMPLSKARERLMLRALNRYGTGADGCAQAWLSLPHSIRVFYPHAYCSRVWNEAVAHRLTTLGHRARQGDLVWMQEGHNKSEDKGETSSAQVRKIHVVTEQEEQRGVYTLGQVLLPMPGNTVKYPENAMGTWYQERLARDGLEDSRFRVSSLKLNLPGCYRPLLALPRNLSYQLQRAACREAGGEGTGERNQDSLTLTLNFDLDSSCYATICLREIMKCDP; encoded by the exons ATGAAGCAGGACAGTGATGCTGTGAACGTCCCTGCATGCTTCATATCAAGTCATGAAGGCTTTTTCGGGAGCATCAAAAACTTTATCAGAGACTTTGTGGTGACTGAGATAGATATTGCTGGACAACAGGTTaataaagcagcagcaacacagacCCAAAGCAGTGGCTCCTCGTATAAAAACAATCAGAACCCTCTGAGGTCTAAGAGGAATGATCAGTCCTCTGCCTCTTATGATACAGATGGCCCAGTGGATTGTGAGATAGATTTTGCCCCACCCAGCCCAGGGAGCTTTGATTTAGGTGTGATTTTGGggcagtcagtcagtgatgagCTTGAGCAATTTGTGCTGACGCTCAAAGATGAAAAGCCAACCCAGCAGGAGTTATCACTTGGATCCTTCACTGACAAACACCACCGAGCTAACGTCCACCGGGCCGTCAGACACCGCTTCCCCTTCCTCATGACCATCACCATCCAGCCCGAGATCAGGGTGAGGGAAGACCCAGACTACAGAGAGCTCTCCCAGCTGGTCACCGAGGATGAAGCAGAGGACTTCTTCAGGTTCATAGACGCCAAAGTGCGGGGGTCATCCTATACATTTGGACCTGACAACAATAAGGAGCACAGGACGGCAGTCCACCACTTCCTGAGTCGCAAGTTTGGGAAACTGGTGGAGACAAAAAGCTTCAGTGATCAAGGGAGCACGGCCATCTCTgtgaggctgagagagagagggaggccgAAAAAGAGGAGTGCAGATGAGCGCAAGGAAGAAGAAATTTACACTG CATTTACTCTGTGTAAGGAGAACTTGGAGACCCTGGAGGCCATCAGCTATATGGCAGCAGCTCTTGGGGTTCTTCCATCAGATTTTACCTATGCTGGCATCAAGGATAAGAGAGCCATCACCTACCAGTCCATGGTGGTCAAGAAAGTCTTACCTCAAAG GTTGAAAGAAAAGATGTCAGAGTTTGAGAAGAGAGGGATGCGTTTGTCCCAGATCCACTCTGTCAGCGAGCCTCTCAGGCTTGGATGCCTGCAGGGGAACCACTTTGACCTGGTGGTCCGCGACCTCAGACCACACAGGGATGGCGACACACACTCCTcttctgcagacagacacacccGCCTGGTAGCACTCGTAAAGGAAGCAGTGGAAAATGTCAAG GCCAGAGGTTTTGTCAACTACTATGGACCACAGAGATTTGGGAGCGGACAAAGCATTCAGTCAGACAGAGTAGGACTGGCTTTACTCAAAGAAGACATG GTCAGTGCTGTGCGCCTCTTCTTCACTCCAGAGGAAGGAGATGATCCTCAGAGTCACGCAAAAAGACACTTCCTCCAAACAG ATAACGCTAAAGAGTCTCTGGCTTTGATGCCGTTGTCGAAGGCCAGGGAGCGACTGATGCTGCGAGCCCTGAACCGATACGGCACTGGGGCAGATGGCTGTGCCCAGGCCTGGCTCAGCCTGCCCCACAGCATAAGAGTCTTCTACCCACACGCCTACTGCAGCAG AGTTTGGAATGAAGCAGTGGCTCACAGGTTGACCACTCTGGGTCACAGGGCCAGGCAAGGAGACCTTGTTTGGATGCAGGAAGGGCATAACAAATCAGAGGACAAAGGAGAAACCAGCTCTGCTCAGGTACGGA AGATACATGTGGTGACAGAACAAGAGGAGCAAAGGGGAGTCTACACGTTAGGACAA GTGCTACTGCCGATGCCAGGGAACACAGTGAAGTATCCAGAAAATGCCATGGGAACCTGGTATCAGGAGAGACTGGCAAGAGATGGACTGGAGGACTCTCGTTTCAGAGTCAGCAGCCTCAAACTGAACCTGCCTGGCTGCTACCGCCCCCTGCTGGCCCTGCCACGCAACCTCAGCTACCAGCTTCAGAGAGCAGCCTGCAGGGAAGCAGGTGGAGAGGGGACAGGCGAAAGGAATCAGGACTCACTCACTCTGACCTTAAACTTCGACTTGGATTCTTCCTGCTATGCTACCATTTGCCTCAGAGAGATCATGAAGTGTGACCCGTAG